From Vitis vinifera cultivar Pinot Noir 40024 chromosome 14, ASM3070453v1, a single genomic window includes:
- the LOC100242912 gene encoding actin-related protein 2, producing MDNRNVVVCDNGTGYVKCGFAGENFPTSVFPCVVGRPLLRYEESLMEQQLKDIIVGEGCAELRHQLDISYPVNNGIVQNWDDMGHIWDHAFFKELKIDPTECKILLTDPPLNPSKNRERMVETMFEKYNFAGVFIQIQAVLTLYAQGLLTGLVIDSGDGVTHVVPVVDGYSFPHLTKRMNVAGRHITSYLVDLLSRRGYAMNRTADFETVREIKEKLCYISYDYKREYQLGLETTILVKNYTLPDGRVIKVGTERFQAPEALFTPELIDVEGDGMADMVFRCIQEMDIDNRMMLYQHIVLSGGSTMYPGLPSRLEKEILDRYLEVVLKGNKDGLKKLRLRIEDPPRRKHMVYLGGAVLAGIMKDAPEFWISRQDYLEEGTACLSKCGAA from the exons ATGGACAACCGAAACGTCGTCGTCTGCGACAATGGCACCGGA TACGTCAAATGTGGTTTTGCTGGCGAGAACTTCCCTACCTCTGTGTTCCCTTGTGTGGTAGGCAGGCCCCTGCTAAGAtatgaagaatcactcatggaACAGCAGCTCAAG GATATTATCGTAGGAGAAGGTTGTGCAGAGTTGCGGCATCAACTGGATATATCTTATCCTGTTAACAATGGTATTGTGCAAAACTGGGATGATATGGGTCACATCTGGGACCATGCATTTTTCAAAGAATTGAAG ATAGATCCAACAGAATGCAAGATTTTACTCACAGACCCGCCCCTTAACCCCTCAAAAAACCGTGAAAGAATG GTTGAGACCATGTTTGAGAAATACAACTTTGCTGGTGTGTTCATTCAAATCCAAGCTGTTTTAACATTGTATGCTCAAG GTTTGCTGACTGGACTAGTTATCGACTCTGGTGATGGTGTCACTCATGTG GTTCCAGTTGTCGATGGATACTCATTCCCTCATCTTACCAAGCGAATGAATGTCGCTGGCAGGCACATAACATCTTATCTTGTTGATTTGCTCTCACGGAGAGG GTATGCCATGAATCGTACTGCTGATTTTGAGACAGTCAGAGAAATCAAAGAGAAGCTCTGCTATATAAG TTATGATTACAAAAGGGAATACCAATTGGGACTTGAGACCACCATCCTTGTTAAAAATTATACT CTGCCAGATGGAAGGGTCATTAAAGTTGGCACTGAACGGTTTCAAGCCCCTGAAGCACTTTTTACTCCA GAACTCATAGATGTTGAAGGTGATGGAATGGCAGACATGGTATTTCGCTGTATCCAAGAAATGGATATTGACAATCGTATGATG CTTTACCAGCATATAGTTTTAAGTGGGGGAAGTACTATGTATCCTGGATTACCTAGCCG TCTGGAGAAAGAAATTCTAGATCGTTATCTTGAAGTAGTTTTGAAGGGGAACAAAGATGGGTTGAAG AAACTGCGATTGCGGATAGAGGATCCACCACGAAGAAAGCATATGGTGTACCTTGGAGGTGCAGTCCTTGCAGGAATTATGAAG GATGCACCAGAGTTTTGGATTAGCAGACAAGACTATTTGGAAGAGGGCACTGCCTGTCTTAGCAAGTGTGGCGCTGCATGA